The following is a genomic window from Augochlora pura isolate Apur16 unplaced genomic scaffold, APUR_v2.2.1 APUR_unplaced_3567, whole genome shotgun sequence.
CGAGCGCGCGCAACGCGTGCAAACAAAATACCGTTccgatcgaacgatttcgaCCAGCGAAATTTACGGAATAACATCGCCGCCGGTCATCGATGGAATCGGTTGCGTCAACGGGCGTAGATCACGACGAGGAAGTTGATCCCGTGGCCCCTCTGGCTCTTGAACTTGAGGGTGACGTTGTTGTGTCCGGGTCCGCCGTTGAGCAGAGACGCGTAAGCGCCGTTCCCGTTGGTTTTCTGATCGAGCGCCTCGACCAACGTGATCTTCTCCCATTGCGACGTGGTGTTGTATACCTTCGTGATGGATTTCACCTGCAGCGGGCTGCTGGGCACGACCAGGTTCTCGCGGATGATCACCCGGTCGCCAGGCACTCTGTATCCAACGATTAGGTGGTGCGacttgttgttgttgttgctcgCGTAATTCTCGAAATTAGGCGCCGACGCGACTTCGGTGGCGATCACCGCGACCAGCGCGATCGCCAGACACGCGATCAGCTTCTGTGCAGACATGgcgatacttttatttattatactcgtCGCGAACAATTGAAACACCCTTCGCTCGTTGGTAGGCTTGTGATGAAAACTCGCTGCTCTGCCACATTTTATAGTCCTGCTCAGCCGATCTATCAATTACCTTATCGCTGACTGTTTCTGGAAATTCGCCTCTCCCGAAAAGATTCGTCGGAGCTTTGTTGACCGGAAACGCAGGTAGGTGATCTTGATGAGTACATTATCTTAACGAGTAAACATTGTATTCTTGTACgcgaaaataagaattgttcCAAGTTCTCTGAGTCATCTCCAAAAACGAATTAGGCACAGCTGTGTTATCGCTATCGAGAGCAAACGCTTTTATCGCGGCCAGTGCGCGGGCGCGCAATTTCTGCGCACTGTTGGCGTTATTATAATGATCAGCCACTGCTTTCTCAGAAACCTGCGACCCTCAGCTTCCTTTATGGACTTCGAATAGAGGGTTTTGTTCATCTCAATGGTCGCACGGAGTTTTCAGGCGGagtttttatagtaaaatgaataaaataaagcagtaaaaatatagtaaattaagcAAAAAATATGCTAGtaaaaatagagtaaaatgAGCTAAAACTATAGTAAACTGAGCcaaaaaatatagtagaaaaaatacagtaaaatgagcaaaaaaatatactagtaaaatatagtaaaatgagcaaaaatatagaaataaaaatatagtaaaatgagcaaaaatattgtagtaaGAATATagtagtaaaaatatagtaaaatgagCAGGACATCTCAAAGTATCTGAGAGGATGCGTCAGCCGATTTATCCTACTTTCACAACATCCATCTTTAACTATTActccaatttaattaattccccCATTTCTAAAACCTTGAATCTATATAAAGCAAcgcaaacaaaataattatcgcaTTCTGAAGACGGCTTTCTCACATAGCGTCCTTGAATTCGTTAAACAAGCGAACACTATGCTTCGCGACGCCTCCAGCAGCGCGCAGAAATTACGCGATCGCACACCGGCCCTGATAAAACCATTTGTCCACGATAGCGATAACGAACCTGTGCCTAACTCGTTTGCCAGGTATGACTCAGAGCATCGCGAACG
Proteins encoded in this region:
- the LOC144477772 gene encoding putative salivary secreted peptide, producing the protein MSAQKLIACLAIALVAVIATEVASAPNFENYASNNNNKSHHLIVGYRVPGDRVIIRENLVVPSSPLQVKSITKVYNTTSQWEKITLVEALDQKTNGNGAYASLLNGGPGHNNVTLKFKSQRGHGINFLVVIYAR